In Cyanobacteriota bacterium, a single window of DNA contains:
- the lgt gene encoding prolipoprotein diacylglyceryl transferase, translating into MTLYDCSLSVNGLLTPISSVWAVFKSPGPIVFEAGPIVVRWYGLLIASAVLIGTLLSQSLAKRRGISPELVGDCIVWLVIGAIPCARLYYVAFEWDNYAQSPADILAIWKGGIAIHGAILGGMIAGLIFSYLHKVSFWEIADLIAPSLILGQAIGRWGNFFNSEAFGDPTNLPWKLYIPEANRPPGLKTVEFYHPTFLYESLWNIGVFILLMTLFFRGEATGKRPKPGTLFMVYMIAYSLGRVWIEGLRTDSLMLGSLRIAQLVSLVAIGLGSLGLLWLYRLRRDLPDVGPASTSSHS; encoded by the coding sequence ATGACTCTTTATGATTGTTCGCTATCTGTGAATGGGTTGCTAACACCCATATCTTCAGTATGGGCAGTGTTCAAATCACCAGGCCCTATTGTATTTGAGGCAGGGCCGATCGTTGTCCGCTGGTACGGATTACTGATTGCCTCAGCAGTATTGATAGGCACATTGCTTTCTCAATCACTAGCAAAGCGACGGGGAATTAGCCCAGAATTGGTTGGCGACTGTATCGTTTGGTTGGTTATCGGTGCTATTCCCTGTGCACGGTTGTATTACGTTGCCTTCGAGTGGGACAACTATGCCCAGAGTCCGGCTGATATTTTGGCTATTTGGAAAGGGGGCATTGCGATTCATGGCGCTATTTTGGGGGGTATGATCGCCGGGCTGATCTTTAGCTACCTCCACAAAGTGTCGTTTTGGGAAATCGCAGATCTGATTGCACCCTCGCTCATCTTGGGGCAAGCTATTGGTCGCTGGGGTAACTTTTTCAACTCTGAAGCCTTTGGTGACCCCACAAACCTGCCCTGGAAGCTATACATCCCAGAAGCAAACCGTCCACCTGGACTTAAAACCGTAGAGTTTTATCACCCTACCTTCCTCTACGAGTCACTGTGGAACATCGGAGTGTTTATCTTGCTAATGACGCTATTTTTTCGCGGTGAAGCCACGGGCAAGCGTCCTAAACCAGGTACCCTATTCATGGTGTATATGATTGCCTACAGCCTGGGACGGGTATGGATTGAAGGTTTACGCACTGACAGCCTCATGCTGGGATCACTACGCATAGCCCAATTAGTTAGCTTGGTAGCGATCGGCCTTGGAAGTCTGGGACTGCTGTGGCTCTATCGGTTGCGCCGTGACCTGCCGGATGTCGGTCCTGCCTCTACATCGAGTCATTCCTAG